The Bacteroidota bacterium genomic interval TGTTATGGGAATGATTGGAATTCTCAGTATTAAAACTGATAATACTGTTTACATTGACGTGGTTTTGACCATGTCTTTCGTGGTTTTTTTAGGCGCAATTGCGTTTGCATATTATATGGAAAAAAGAAAAAAATAAACATCGTTTAGAATTCAAGAAAAAACAGACCATTTGTAAAAAAAAATTAAAATGCTGACGAATATTAGTATCTGTATGGGTATCTCTTTTATTTTGATTGCTGCCATAGGCATCATTCGGATGCCCGACGTACTAACGCGGATGTCAGTGGTTTCAAAAGCGATAACATTTGGTCTGGGATTTATTTTATTGGGCATAATTATTCATTTTAATGATACCTCCACATTTATTAAAGTTGCCATCATTTATATTTTCCTTTCTTTATCCACCTCAATAGCTGCTTCTGTCATTGGGCTTGCAGCCTATAATGACAAAAAAACAAAATTAAGCGATCTGACTTT includes:
- a CDS encoding cation:proton antiporter, with the translated sequence MAIIISLILSILATAPIMYRLLKGPSIADRVAAFDVLTCTVMGMIGILSIKTDNTVYIDVVLTMSFVVFLGAIAFAYYMEKRKK
- a CDS encoding monovalent cation/H(+) antiporter subunit G; translated protein: MLTNISICMGISFILIAAIGIIRMPDVLTRMSVVSKAITFGLGFILLGIIIHFNDTSTFIKVAIIYIFLSLSTSIAASVIGLAAYNDKKTKLSDLTFLDEMNDEKKQ